From Miscanthus floridulus cultivar M001 chromosome 15, ASM1932011v1, whole genome shotgun sequence, the proteins below share one genomic window:
- the LOC136509370 gene encoding protein ALP1-like, whose product MAEGSKNQSISSEYLQNLMLEEINDPLVVRVEAKMQARIEAKLEDRAGSSRNSRRYINRDHEAGHAKLVADYFCENPLYTETQFRRRFRMRKHLFLQIVEALENWSPYFQLRRDAFGKVGLSPLQKCMAALRMLAYGSPADLMDESFGIAETTTLECLIKFVQGIRQIYGEKYLRRPNDEDIQRILQVGEARGFPGMLGSLDCMHWRWGNCPVAWKGQFTRGDYKVPTIMLEAVASYDRWIWHAFFGTPGSNNDLNVLNQSPLFTQVLQGRAPEVKFTINGSEYNMGYYLADGIYPDWATFVKTITLPLTDKDRLFAQHQEAARKDVECAFGILQKRWAIIRHPARLWDTQELEDIMMACIILHNMIVEDERDSYQLHLDTTYEEGRATRPIQGLDHGPIHGFTRMLEINDMIHDRETHKRLWEDLVEHIWQKFGGQQTQDL is encoded by the coding sequence ATGGCCGAAGGCTCTAAAAATCAGTCCATCAGTAGTGAGTACCTCCAAAATCTCATGCTGGAGGAAATCAATGACCCACTGGTGGTTCGTGTTGAGGCAAAAATGCAAGCTCGGATTGAAGCTAAACTTGAAGATCGGGCAGGTAGCAGCCGCAACTCACGAAGGTACATTAATAGGGATCATGAAGCTGGCCATGCAAAATTAGTTGCTGATTACTTTTGTGAGAATCCTTTGTACACTGAAACCCAATTTCGTAGAAGGTTTCGGATGAGAAAGCACTTATTTTTGCAAATTGTTGAAGCATTAGAAAATTGGTCCCCGTATTTTCAGTTAAGGAGAGATGCATTCGGTAAGGTGGGTCTTTCACCATTGCAGAAATGCATGGCTGCCCTCCGAATGTTAGCATATGGATCACCAGCAGACCTTATGGATGAATCATTTGGAATTGCTGAAACCACAACTTTAGAGTGCCTAATAAAGTTTGTTCAAGGTATTAGACAAATATATGGGGAGAAATATCTTAGAAGACCTAATGATGAGGATATCCAACGGATACTCCAAGTTGGAGAGGCACGAGGGTTTCCAGGGATGTTGGGAAGTCTAGATTGCATGCATTGGCGATGGGGAAACTGCCCAGTTGCATGGAAGGGGCAGTTTACCCGTGGTGACTACAAGGTACCCACTATCATGCTCGAAGCTGTTGCTTCCTATGACCGCTGGATTTGGCATGCCTTTTTTGGCACACCTGGATCCAACAATGATCTAAATGTGTTGAACCAATCGCCATTGTTCACACAAGTGCTACAAGGGAGAGCCCCGGAAGTTAAATTTACAATAAATGGTTCAGAGTACAATATGGGTTACTACTTGGCTGATGGAATTTATCCTGACTGGGCAACATTTGTAAAAACAATTACTTTACCTCTTACTGACAAGGACAGACTCTTTGCTCAGCATCAAGAGGCCGCAAGAAAAGATGTCGAGTGTGCTTTTGGGATTCTACAGAAAAGATGGGCCATTATACGTCATCCAGCACGTCTATGGGATACGCAGGAGCTAGAAGATATTATGATGGCTTGTATTATTCTACATAATATGATAGTTGAGGATGAGAGGGACTCGTATCAGTTGCATCTAGACACTACATATGAAGAAGGTCGAGCTACGAGACCAATTCAAGGACTTGACCACGGACCAATTCATGGATTTACCAGAATGCTGGAGATCAATGATATGATTCATGACAGAGAGACTCATAAACGTCTATGGGAAGATCTAGTGGAACATATATGGCAAAAATTTGGTGGTCAGCAAACTCAGGATCTGTAA